One Pectobacterium colocasium DNA segment encodes these proteins:
- the adrA gene encoding diguanylate cyclase AdrA — protein MLASSPTFLTVDVRRSGLRFSQRVYIPRIVGTILCALFISSVLITRPVPTLLWVLLFLNTFIWPHIAYTLSLRSRDPMQCEKRNLLIDVAFGGIWIGFMGVNLLPSAVIAAMVGMNCTAGGGVKLLVQGIVLQCVACVLVLVLFSVPVSLDTTPLQLYACLPMLLVYPIFLGYVTYTTALKLAEHKRMLMEVSIHDGMTSLYNRHHWERLLKHEYDSCQRYKHTATLVLFDIDHFKAFNDNFGHNVGDQAIQLLARELTSGFRETDVIGRFGGDEFAVILPQTSAGEALDAVNRVRESLSLKFLNQTPQLAVFVSVGIAEISPEMGQYIDWLKTADMALYRAKNKGRRRTEVA, from the coding sequence ATGTTAGCCTCGTCGCCGACGTTTTTGACGGTAGATGTACGTCGCTCAGGGTTACGCTTTTCCCAGCGAGTCTATATTCCACGCATTGTTGGTACGATACTGTGCGCTCTCTTTATTTCCTCGGTGCTAATTACCCGGCCTGTCCCGACGCTCTTGTGGGTGTTGCTCTTTCTTAATACCTTTATCTGGCCTCACATTGCCTACACGCTGTCCCTGCGGTCACGCGACCCGATGCAGTGCGAGAAGCGTAATTTATTGATTGATGTGGCGTTTGGTGGCATCTGGATTGGGTTTATGGGCGTGAATCTTCTGCCCAGCGCCGTGATTGCGGCAATGGTAGGGATGAACTGTACGGCTGGCGGTGGAGTAAAGCTGCTTGTTCAGGGCATCGTATTACAGTGTGTCGCCTGTGTGCTGGTGCTTGTGCTGTTTTCCGTGCCGGTTTCGCTGGATACGACACCGCTACAGCTTTATGCCTGTCTACCGATGTTGCTGGTCTACCCAATTTTTCTGGGTTATGTCACTTACACTACTGCGCTGAAACTGGCGGAACACAAACGTATGCTGATGGAAGTCAGTATCCATGATGGGATGACCAGCCTTTATAACCGTCACCACTGGGAACGGTTGCTGAAGCACGAATATGATAGTTGTCAGCGCTATAAACATACGGCGACGTTAGTTCTGTTTGATATCGACCATTTTAAAGCCTTTAACGATAACTTTGGGCATAACGTCGGCGATCAGGCGATACAGCTGCTGGCGCGCGAGCTGACATCCGGGTTTCGTGAAACGGATGTGATTGGGCGGTTCGGTGGAGATGAGTTTGCCGTTATTTTACCCCAGACCAGTGCGGGAGAGGCGTTAGACGCGGTGAACCGTGTTCGGGAGAGCCTGTCGCTGAAATTCCTGAACCAAACGCCGCAGCTGGCGGTGTTTGTCAGCGTCGGTATTGCGGAGATTTCACCGGAAATGGGTCAATATATTGACTGGTTAAAGACCGCCGATATGGCACTTTACCGGGCAAAAAACAAAGGCCGCCGCCGAACTGAAGTTGCCTGA
- a CDS encoding IS110 family transposase, whose protein sequence is MSLPDLLHIGIDVSKASLDIAMGSALPPFSASNDLDGFDAIQAELAKHSVSLILMEATGGLEAPLACSLQAAGFEVVVINPRQARDFARAMGYLAKTDRIDAKVLAQMAEVIDRHPERERFIQPLPDIQRQALAALVTRRRQLVTMLVAENNRLASAHPQSRKSIKTIINALKHELARIDHDMNKHVQSHFKALSDLLGSVKGVGTTTISTLLAELPELGTLSRRQISALVGVAPLNRDSGKMRGKRTIFGGRASIRSVLYMAALVATRFNPVIKDFYTRLVNAGKPKKVALVACMRKLLTILNAMLKTGQAWDNDFHRATP, encoded by the coding sequence ATGAGTCTGCCAGATTTACTTCACATCGGTATTGATGTTTCCAAAGCCTCCCTCGATATCGCTATGGGTTCTGCATTGCCGCCCTTTTCCGCCAGTAATGACCTCGATGGCTTTGACGCTATTCAGGCTGAACTGGCAAAACATTCAGTTTCTCTTATCCTCATGGAGGCCACCGGCGGACTCGAAGCTCCACTGGCTTGTTCGTTACAAGCTGCTGGTTTTGAGGTCGTCGTTATCAATCCCCGCCAGGCAAGAGACTTCGCTCGCGCCATGGGATATCTGGCTAAAACCGACCGCATTGACGCCAAAGTATTAGCGCAAATGGCTGAGGTCATTGACCGACATCCTGAGCGTGAACGTTTCATTCAACCCCTGCCAGATATTCAACGTCAGGCTCTGGCCGCTCTCGTCACGCGGCGACGTCAACTCGTTACCATGCTTGTGGCAGAGAATAACCGACTTGCTTCGGCTCACCCTCAGTCCCGCAAGAGCATAAAGACGATCATTAATGCCCTGAAACACGAACTCGCTCGAATTGACCACGACATGAACAAACATGTTCAAAGCCATTTCAAAGCGCTTTCTGATTTACTTGGCAGCGTCAAAGGCGTTGGGACGACCACCATCTCTACCCTTCTGGCTGAGTTGCCCGAACTGGGGACACTTTCCCGTCGGCAGATAAGTGCGCTGGTAGGCGTTGCCCCTTTAAACCGGGACTCTGGGAAAATGCGCGGCAAACGGACAATATTTGGCGGAAGAGCCAGCATACGTAGCGTGTTGTATATGGCCGCGCTGGTTGCCACACGTTTTAATCCGGTGATTAAAGATTTTTATACCCGCCTTGTGAACGCGGGTAAGCCGAAAAAAGTCGCGCTTGTCGCGTGTATGCGTAAACTTCTGACTATTCTGAACGCGATGCTCAAAACGGGTCAGGCTTGGGACAACGATTTTCATCGAGCTACCCCATGA
- a CDS encoding ABC transporter substrate-binding protein: MFKLKQVVAFTALMATAATSYAAVEADKRPINELYQNALREGGIVTVYAGGDTPGQQDGIKQAFEKRFPGMKLNVIVDYSKFHDARIDNQLATNTLVPDVVQLQTLQDYPRWKKEGVLLNYKPIGWDKVYPAFKDKDGAWTGVFVDAFSNVVNTKLIAEHAWPTEANDYLRPDLKGSIVLTYPNDDDAVLFWFKQVVDKYGWEYVAKFKEQNPVYVRGTQAPADDVESGKSAATFSTDGALAPDQNANSRFVLPKNDPFVSWAQRAAIFKQAKHPESAKLYLSWLLDKETQSNVWYMWSVRTDVTPHAGYKPIWEYKNTSPQAFAEFMSDRAAVESFRAQIGLYLGEVKGEPSPGNLGLHPKEALPH; the protein is encoded by the coding sequence ATGTTTAAATTAAAACAAGTGGTCGCATTTACGGCGCTGATGGCGACAGCAGCGACCAGCTATGCGGCAGTAGAGGCCGATAAGCGCCCGATTAACGAGCTGTATCAAAATGCGTTACGGGAAGGCGGTATTGTTACTGTCTATGCGGGGGGTGACACGCCTGGTCAACAGGATGGTATCAAACAGGCGTTTGAAAAACGCTTTCCGGGAATGAAACTCAACGTCATTGTGGATTACAGTAAATTCCACGATGCCCGTATTGATAACCAACTCGCGACGAACACGCTGGTACCCGATGTCGTACAGCTTCAGACGTTGCAGGATTACCCGCGCTGGAAAAAAGAGGGCGTGTTGCTGAACTACAAACCTATCGGCTGGGACAAAGTCTATCCTGCGTTTAAAGATAAAGACGGTGCCTGGACCGGCGTATTTGTCGATGCATTCAGCAACGTGGTTAATACCAAGCTGATTGCTGAACATGCCTGGCCAACAGAAGCCAATGACTATCTGCGCCCCGATCTGAAAGGCAGCATTGTCTTAACCTACCCGAACGATGACGATGCCGTGCTGTTCTGGTTTAAGCAGGTCGTGGATAAATACGGCTGGGAGTATGTCGCTAAATTCAAAGAACAGAACCCGGTTTATGTTCGCGGTACGCAGGCTCCGGCTGACGATGTTGAAAGCGGTAAGTCAGCGGCGACATTCTCAACCGACGGCGCACTGGCTCCCGATCAAAACGCCAATTCGCGTTTCGTGCTGCCAAAAAACGATCCGTTTGTTTCCTGGGCGCAGCGCGCAGCCATTTTCAAGCAGGCTAAACACCCGGAAAGTGCCAAGCTGTATCTGAGCTGGCTGTTGGATAAAGAGACGCAGAGCAATGTCTGGTATATGTGGTCGGTGCGTACTGACGTGACGCCGCACGCTGGCTATAAGCCTATCTGGGAATATAAGAACACCAGTCCACAGGCTTTTGCTGAATTCATGAGCGATCGTGCAGCAGTGGAGTCATTCCGCGCCCAGATCGGTCTGTATCTCGGCGAAGTGAAAGGTGAACCGTCTCCAGGCAACCTGGGGCTGCATCCCAAAGAAGCCTTACCTCATTAA
- a CDS encoding putative quinol monooxygenase has translation MLKVIAQDFIKPEYIETVMPLYRELVEKTRQEPLCLSYELFINQKDPGHFTFIETWPDKAALDIHCQTEHFQRLVPIINSHQRAECTFLLMAPFDSHLPAV, from the coding sequence ATGCTTAAAGTCATCGCGCAGGATTTTATTAAGCCGGAGTACATTGAAACCGTCATGCCGCTGTACCGTGAATTAGTGGAGAAAACCCGACAGGAGCCGTTATGCCTCTCCTATGAGCTTTTTATCAACCAGAAAGATCCGGGGCATTTCACCTTTATCGAAACCTGGCCAGATAAAGCCGCGCTGGATATTCACTGCCAGACTGAGCACTTCCAGCGGCTGGTTCCCATAATCAATAGCCACCAGCGCGCCGAGTGCACTTTCCTGCTGATGGCTCCGTTCGACAGTCATCTCCCCGCCGTTTGA
- a CDS encoding MurR/RpiR family transcriptional regulator, with protein sequence MPMATSLRELQEQIRERYDSLSKRLQQVAHYVLDNTNSIAFDTVAVIAERADVPPSTLIRFANAFDFSGFNEMKQLFRMNLVEETASYTDRARLFRAMEADAVPETPLDILHEFARSNAQAMQQLAARTPQEDLQKAVDLLAQAETIYIVGLRRSFSVATYLTYALSHLESSPILVNGLGGMFREQLSRVSSRDVVVSISFSPYSQETVMVSEMAAKAGSRQIVITDSQISPLATLSDVCFVVKEAQVDAFRSQSATLCLVQSLMVSLAYRQGNGAEQSEKQQRG encoded by the coding sequence ATGCCCATGGCAACCAGCCTGAGAGAGTTACAGGAACAGATCCGCGAGCGTTATGATTCGCTCAGCAAGCGGTTACAGCAGGTGGCGCACTATGTGCTGGATAATACCAACAGCATCGCGTTCGATACCGTCGCGGTGATCGCCGAACGCGCTGACGTTCCCCCCTCAACGTTGATTCGCTTCGCCAACGCCTTTGATTTCAGCGGCTTCAACGAAATGAAACAGCTGTTCCGTATGAATCTGGTGGAGGAAACCGCCAGCTATACCGACCGGGCGCGGCTGTTTCGGGCGATGGAGGCTGACGCCGTGCCAGAAACGCCGTTGGATATTCTGCATGAGTTTGCCCGCTCAAACGCGCAGGCGATGCAGCAATTAGCGGCACGTACCCCGCAAGAGGATCTGCAAAAAGCCGTCGATCTGCTGGCACAGGCGGAGACCATCTATATCGTCGGGCTACGGCGCTCGTTCAGCGTCGCCACTTACCTCACCTACGCGCTCAGCCATCTGGAAAGCAGCCCCATTCTGGTCAACGGCCTGGGAGGCATGTTTCGTGAACAGCTCAGCCGTGTCAGTTCACGCGATGTGGTGGTTTCCATCAGTTTCTCGCCCTACTCACAGGAAACCGTGATGGTCAGTGAGATGGCCGCGAAGGCCGGATCAAGGCAAATCGTGATTACCGACAGCCAGATCAGCCCGCTGGCGACGCTCAGCGATGTCTGCTTTGTGGTAAAGGAAGCGCAGGTTGATGCGTTTCGTTCACAGTCCGCCACGCTGTGTCTGGTGCAATCGCTGATGGTATCGCTGGCTTACCGACAGGGAAACGGCGCAGAGCAGAGCGAAAAGCAGCAGCGCGGCTAA
- a CDS encoding CoA-acylating methylmalonate-semialdehyde dehydrogenase, whose product METVSNFIQGAIASSNSQRYAAVYNPATGEQIRQVVMSDKAEVEQAIASAAAAFPAWSKHSPLRRARVLFRFKALLEERMDTLARLISQEHGKVYSDAVGEVTRGLEVVEFACGIPHLQKGEHSANVGTGVDSHSLMQPLGVCVGITPFNFPAMVPMWMFPIALATGNTFVLKPSEKDPSLSLLLAQLLKEAGLPDGVFNVVQGDKEAVDVLLTDPRVQAVSFVGSTPVAEYIYQTASAHGKRCQALGGAKNHCILMPDADMDMAASAIMGAAFGAAGERCMALSVVVAVGDDTAEALNQRLNAQINAMRVGPGLMDGQENEMGPVISAAHRAKIADYIQSGVDQGATLRIDGRTLSIQGHQQGYFIGPTLFDNVTPEMKIYQEEIFGPVLSVVRVQDYQTAVTLINNHEYGNGTAIFTRDGETARQFCEEVQAGMVGVNVPIPVPMAFHSFGGWKRSIFGPLNVHGNDGVRFYTRMKTVTSRWPASVRLEHHTSSFVMPTLE is encoded by the coding sequence ATGGAAACCGTATCTAACTTCATTCAGGGGGCGATTGCCTCCAGCAACAGCCAACGCTACGCCGCGGTGTATAACCCTGCGACGGGCGAGCAGATTCGCCAGGTTGTGATGTCTGATAAGGCGGAAGTCGAGCAGGCGATTGCCAGCGCGGCGGCGGCATTCCCTGCGTGGTCAAAGCACTCTCCGCTGCGCCGCGCGCGCGTGCTGTTTCGCTTCAAAGCGCTGCTGGAAGAACGCATGGATACGCTGGCTCGGCTGATTTCACAGGAGCACGGCAAGGTCTATTCCGATGCCGTGGGAGAGGTGACGCGCGGTCTGGAAGTCGTTGAATTTGCCTGCGGTATTCCGCATCTGCAAAAAGGCGAACACTCGGCGAATGTCGGCACCGGGGTGGATAGCCATTCGCTCATGCAACCGCTCGGCGTGTGTGTCGGGATTACGCCGTTCAACTTCCCGGCGATGGTGCCCATGTGGATGTTCCCGATTGCGCTGGCGACCGGCAATACCTTTGTGCTGAAACCCTCGGAAAAAGATCCGTCGCTCTCGCTGCTGCTGGCGCAACTGCTGAAAGAAGCGGGCCTGCCGGACGGTGTATTTAACGTCGTTCAGGGTGACAAAGAAGCGGTGGATGTGCTGTTGACCGATCCACGCGTGCAGGCGGTGAGCTTTGTGGGATCGACGCCGGTAGCGGAATACATCTATCAGACGGCATCGGCGCACGGCAAACGCTGTCAGGCGCTGGGCGGGGCGAAAAACCACTGCATTCTGATGCCGGATGCCGACATGGACATGGCCGCCAGCGCGATTATGGGCGCGGCGTTTGGCGCAGCGGGCGAGCGCTGTATGGCGCTGTCTGTGGTGGTGGCCGTTGGCGATGACACGGCGGAAGCGCTGAATCAACGCCTGAATGCGCAGATCAACGCGATGCGCGTTGGCCCAGGTCTGATGGACGGACAGGAAAATGAGATGGGGCCGGTGATCAGCGCAGCGCACCGGGCGAAGATTGCCGACTATATTCAGAGCGGCGTCGATCAGGGCGCGACGCTGCGTATCGATGGCCGCACGCTGTCTATTCAAGGCCATCAGCAGGGCTACTTTATTGGGCCGACGCTGTTCGACAACGTCACGCCAGAGATGAAGATCTATCAGGAAGAGATTTTTGGCCCGGTGCTGTCCGTGGTACGTGTGCAGGATTACCAAACGGCGGTAACGCTGATCAACAACCATGAATATGGCAACGGCACCGCTATTTTTACCCGCGATGGTGAAACGGCACGCCAGTTCTGCGAAGAGGTGCAGGCTGGAATGGTCGGCGTGAACGTACCGATTCCGGTGCCGATGGCGTTCCACAGCTTCGGCGGCTGGAAACGCTCCATTTTCGGGCCGCTTAATGTCCACGGCAACGACGGCGTACGCTTCTACACCCGCATGAAAACCGTCACCAGCCGCTGGCCTGCCAGCGTCCGTCTAGAACACCACACCAGCAGCTTCGTCATGCCCACACTGGAGTGA
- the iolD gene encoding 3D-(3,5/4)-trihydroxycyclohexane-1,2-dione acylhydrolase (decyclizing), which yields MDTCRITMAQALVRFLNQQYISVDGEESPFVQGVMTIFGHGNVLGIGQALEQEANRLSVHQGCNEQGMAHIAVGFAKQHKRRKIYAVTSSVGPGAANMVTAAATATANRIPVLLLPGDLFACRQPDPVLQQVEQYHDLSISTNDCFKPVSRYWDRINRPEQLMSALINAMRVLTDPADTGAVTLCLPQDVQAEVWDYPASFFRKRVHHLERRPPDAARLDEAATLIASKRRPMLICGGGVRYSGAHDALAQFAEQFAIPFGETQAGKGAIVSSHPLNCGGIGVTGGLAANRLAQEADLVIGVGTRLTDFTTGSKSLFQNPNVEFLLLNVTEFDALKLDALPLIADARVGLAALAERLATASYRSDWQQAVEQARAEWERELQRLFTVQGKGELVPEVVDGLEDKLDEYRQTLNTHLTQTHVLGILNDELEDNAVVVGAAGSLPGDLQRVWHVKTPDSYHLEYGYSCMGYEIAAAIGARLAAPQQPVYAMVGDGSYLMLHTELQTAVQEGIKITVLLFDNAGFGCINNLQMSQGMGSFCTENRYRDAESGQLRGALIPVDFAKNAESYGCKAWRVHDEASLKQALAESRQHPGPVLLDIKVLPKTMTHGYESWWRTGTAQVADNPEIEAAANNVKTALSRARQY from the coding sequence ATGGATACGTGTCGCATCACCATGGCGCAGGCGCTGGTCAGGTTTCTCAACCAGCAATACATCAGCGTAGACGGTGAAGAATCCCCCTTTGTGCAGGGCGTCATGACCATTTTTGGTCATGGTAATGTGCTTGGCATCGGTCAGGCGCTGGAGCAGGAGGCAAACCGTCTCAGCGTGCATCAGGGGTGCAACGAGCAGGGAATGGCGCATATCGCCGTCGGGTTTGCTAAGCAACACAAACGGCGGAAAATCTATGCGGTGACCTCGTCGGTGGGGCCGGGGGCGGCAAATATGGTGACTGCCGCAGCCACCGCCACCGCCAACCGCATTCCGGTACTGCTATTACCCGGCGATCTCTTCGCTTGCCGCCAGCCGGATCCGGTGTTGCAGCAGGTCGAGCAGTATCACGATCTGTCGATCAGTACCAATGACTGTTTTAAACCCGTTTCTCGCTACTGGGATCGTATTAATCGCCCCGAACAGCTGATGAGCGCGCTGATTAACGCCATGCGTGTGCTGACCGATCCGGCCGATACCGGTGCGGTGACGCTATGTTTACCGCAGGATGTGCAGGCGGAAGTCTGGGATTATCCGGCATCGTTTTTCCGCAAGCGCGTCCATCACCTCGAACGCCGCCCGCCGGATGCGGCACGGCTGGATGAAGCGGCGACGCTGATTGCGAGCAAGCGCCGCCCGATGCTGATTTGCGGCGGCGGTGTTCGTTATTCCGGCGCGCATGATGCACTGGCGCAGTTTGCCGAACAATTTGCTATTCCGTTTGGCGAAACGCAGGCGGGCAAGGGCGCGATTGTATCTTCACATCCGCTGAACTGTGGTGGCATCGGCGTAACGGGCGGGCTGGCGGCGAATCGGCTGGCGCAAGAGGCGGATCTGGTGATCGGCGTCGGGACACGTTTAACCGATTTCACCACGGGTTCCAAGTCGCTATTTCAGAATCCGAACGTCGAATTTTTACTGCTTAATGTGACCGAATTTGATGCGCTAAAACTGGATGCGTTGCCCCTGATCGCGGACGCGCGCGTCGGGCTGGCGGCGTTGGCCGAACGGCTGGCGACGGCATCGTATCGTAGCGACTGGCAGCAGGCCGTTGAACAGGCTCGTGCGGAATGGGAACGCGAGCTACAGCGGCTGTTTACCGTGCAGGGTAAGGGAGAACTGGTACCGGAAGTGGTGGACGGTCTGGAAGACAAGCTGGATGAATATCGCCAGACGCTGAATACCCATCTGACGCAAACGCACGTGCTGGGGATCTTGAATGATGAGCTGGAGGATAACGCGGTTGTGGTTGGCGCGGCGGGCTCGTTGCCGGGCGATCTACAGCGCGTGTGGCATGTGAAAACGCCGGACAGCTACCATCTGGAATATGGCTACTCCTGCATGGGATACGAGATTGCGGCGGCGATTGGCGCACGCCTTGCGGCACCGCAACAGCCCGTCTACGCGATGGTCGGCGACGGTTCCTATCTGATGCTCCACACCGAACTGCAAACGGCGGTACAGGAAGGCATCAAAATCACCGTGCTGCTGTTCGACAACGCGGGCTTCGGCTGCATCAACAACCTGCAAATGAGTCAGGGCATGGGCAGTTTTTGTACGGAAAACCGCTACCGCGATGCAGAGTCGGGGCAACTGCGCGGGGCGCTTATTCCGGTCGATTTTGCCAAGAATGCGGAAAGCTACGGCTGTAAAGCATGGCGAGTGCATGATGAAGCCTCGCTTAAGCAGGCACTGGCGGAATCACGTCAGCATCCGGGGCCAGTATTGCTCGACATCAAGGTACTGCCGAAGACCATGACGCACGGCTATGAATCCTGGTGGCGCACCGGCACGGCGCAGGTTGCGGATAATCCAGAGATTGAGGCTGCCGCTAATAACGTGAAAACTGCGCTCTCCCGCGCCCGCCAGTATTAG
- the iolG gene encoding inositol 2-dehydrogenase, giving the protein MFNIALLGAGRIGQVHAVNIAAHKETNLYAVVDPNPTNAAALAERYHTKVQTVDEVMNDPAVHAVLIASATDTHADLIELAAKHGKAIFCEKPVHLDIARVRDCLTVVKQQNVPLFVGFNRRYDPQFRRVKTLAGEGRIGKPESLLIISRDPSPPPAEYVRVSGGMFRDMTIHDFDMARFIMGEEPVSVFAQGSNLVDPAIGEAGDIDTAFIVLKFASGAMATIVNSRRSGYGYDQRLELHGAKGVLSAGNIRENVVEQWTDDGCLAAKPEYFFLQRYHAAYAAEWQHFVDVLNGRTQPECSGLDGERALNLADKAFESLAQGKEVAV; this is encoded by the coding sequence ATGTTTAACATCGCTTTACTGGGCGCAGGCCGCATCGGCCAGGTCCATGCAGTGAATATCGCGGCACACAAAGAGACCAACTTATACGCGGTCGTCGATCCCAACCCAACCAATGCCGCAGCGCTGGCCGAACGCTACCATACCAAAGTGCAAACCGTGGATGAAGTCATGAACGATCCGGCAGTGCATGCCGTTCTGATTGCCTCCGCGACTGACACACACGCCGACTTGATTGAGCTGGCCGCCAAACATGGCAAAGCCATTTTCTGTGAAAAACCGGTGCATCTGGATATTGCCCGCGTTCGCGATTGTCTGACCGTCGTCAAACAGCAGAACGTGCCGTTGTTTGTGGGCTTCAACCGCCGCTATGACCCGCAATTCCGCCGCGTCAAAACGCTGGCTGGCGAGGGGCGCATCGGCAAGCCGGAATCTCTCCTGATTATCTCCCGCGATCCGTCGCCGCCGCCTGCTGAGTATGTTCGCGTTTCCGGCGGCATGTTCCGCGACATGACGATTCATGATTTCGATATGGCGCGTTTCATTATGGGCGAAGAGCCGGTGTCGGTCTTTGCGCAAGGCAGCAATCTGGTCGATCCGGCCATTGGTGAGGCGGGCGACATTGATACCGCGTTTATCGTGCTGAAATTTGCCTCTGGCGCGATGGCAACCATCGTCAACAGTCGCCGCTCCGGCTACGGCTACGATCAGCGTCTTGAATTGCATGGCGCGAAAGGTGTGCTCAGCGCGGGCAATATCCGCGAGAACGTGGTCGAGCAGTGGACCGACGACGGTTGTCTGGCAGCGAAACCCGAATATTTCTTCCTGCAACGCTATCACGCGGCCTACGCGGCAGAGTGGCAGCACTTTGTCGATGTGCTGAATGGTCGCACCCAGCCGGAGTGCTCCGGTCTGGACGGTGAGCGTGCGTTGAATCTGGCGGATAAAGCCTTTGAATCCCTGGCTCAAGGCAAGGAGGTCGCCGTGTAA